From the genome of Vulpes lagopus strain Blue_001 chromosome 2, ASM1834538v1, whole genome shotgun sequence, one region includes:
- the PPP1R12C gene encoding protein phosphatase 1 regulatory subunit 12C isoform X2 produces the protein MSGEDGPGAGPGAAAAAARERRQEQLRQWGARGGAEPGPGERRVRTVRFERAAEFLAACAGGDLDEARLMLRAADPSPGTELDPAAPPPARAVLDSTNADGISALHQACIDENLEVVRFLVEQGATVNQADNEGWTPLHVAASCGYLDIARYLLSHGANIAAVNSDGDLPLDLAESDAMEGLLKAEIAYRGVDVEAAKRAEEELLLHDTRCWLNGGAMPEARHPRTGASALHVAAAKGYIEVMRLLLQAGYDPELRDGDGWTPLHAAAHWGVEDACRLLAEHGGGMDSLTHAGQRPCDLADEEVLSLLEELARKQEDLRNQKEASQSKSQEPQVPSSSKHRRSSVCRLSSREKISLQDLSKERRPGGTGGPPIQDEDEGEEGLTESRTLNGVSSPPPSSPQSPKPSEEAPFARRFGLQKMGSSSTLGPTDRREAEGTPGVGLQRSASSSWLEGTSIQAKEPRLARIMPTPSRKVLESSALFEISRRPPLDHSTPPSRIPESESPVKPNVPVASIAPPADSQDRRRSYQMPVRDEESESQRKARSRLMRQSRRSTQGVTLTDLKEAEKVAGKAPEPEKSCLQSLDPSRRPRIPGVENSEGPARREVPDGQGQGPQAAREHRKFGKEWRGPAEGEEAEPADRSPESSTSEGGPSPRRVQDPEPESEEPDGGFRKLYSELRSENERLREALTETTLRLAQLKVELERATQRQERFAERPALLELERFERRALERKAAELEEELKALSDLRADNQRLKDENAALIRVISKLSK, from the exons atGTCGGGCGAGGACGGTCCGGGGGCGGGACcgggggccgcggcggccgcggctcgCGAGCGGCGGCAGGAGCAGCTGCGGCAATGGGGGGCTCGGGGGGGCGCCGAGCCAGGCCCCGGGGAGCGGCGCGTCCGCACCGTGCGCTTCGAGCGCGCCGCCGAGTTTCTGGCGGCCTGCGCGGGCGGCGACCTGGACGAGGCGCGCCTCATGCTGCGCGCGGCGGACCCCAGCCCCGGCACCGAGCTCgaccccgccgccccgccgcccgcccgcgcagTGCTCGACTCCACCAACGCCGACGGCATCAGCGCCCTGCACCAG GCCTGTATCGATGAGAACCTGGAGGTGGTACGCTTCCTGGTGGAGCAGGGTGCCACGGTGAACCAGGCCGACAATGAGGGCTGGACgcctctgcatgtggctgcctcCTGTGGTTATCTGGACATCGCCag GTACCTCCTGAGCCACGGGGCCAACATTGCCGCTGTCAACAGCGATGGGGACCTGCCCCTGGACTTGGCTGAGTCAGATGCCATGGAGGGGCTGCTGAAGGCGGAGATTGCCTACCGAG GTGTGGATGTGGAGGCGGCCAAACGGGCTGAGGAGGAATTGCTGCTTCATGACACCAGATGCTGGCTGAACGGGGGTGCCATGCCAGAGGCCCGGCACCCCCGGACGGGGGCCTCTGCCCTGCATGTGGCCGCCGCTAAAGGCTACATCGAAGTGATGAG GCTGCTCCTTCAGGCTGGCTACGACCCGGAGCTCCGGGATGGGGATGGCTGGACCCCCCTACACGCAGCGGCCCACTGGGGTGTGGAGGATGCTTGCCGCCTGCTGGCTGAGCACGGTGGGGGCATGGATTCGCTGACCCACGCG GGGCAACGTCCCTGTGACCTGGCTGATGAAGAGGTGCTGAGTCTGTTGGAGGAACTGGCCCGGAAGCAGGAGGAT CTGCGGAACCAGAAGGAGGCCTCCCAGAGCAAGAGCCAGGAACCCCAGGTGCCTTCCAGCAGCAAACACCGAAG gAGCTCTGTGTGTCGTCTGAGCAGCCGAGAAAAGATCTCCCTTCAGGACCTGTCCAAGGAACGCCGGCCTGGGGGTACAGGGGGGCCGCCGATACAGgatgaggatgagggagaagaaggccTCACAG AATCCAGAACTCTCAATGGAGTGTCTTCCCCGCCACCCTCTAGCCCTCAGAGCCCCAAG CCCTCAGAGGAGGCTCCCTTTGCCAGGCGCTTTGGCCTCCAGAAGATGGGGAGCTCTAGTACCCTGGGTCCCACAGACAGACGGGAGGCCGAGGGCACCCCTGGGGTGGGGCTACAGCGCTCAGCTTCCTCCTCTTGGCTGGAAGGGACCTCCATTCAG GCCAAGGAGCCCCGTCTTGCCAGAATCATGCCTACACCCTCCCGTAAGGTGCTGGAATCCTCTGCCCT GTTTGAGATCTCCAGGCGTCCTCCTCTGGATCACTCCACTCCTCCCTCCAGGATTCCGGAGTCTGAATCCCCAGTGAAGCCAAATGTCCCTGTAGCCTCCATAGCGCCCCCAGCTGATTCCCAGGATAGGCGGAG GTCCTACCAGATGCCTGTGCGGGATGAGGAGTCTGAATCCCAGCGGAAAGCTCGCTCCCGCCTCATGCGCCAGTCTCGGAGGTCCACACAG GGTGTGACTCTGACTGACCTGAAGGAAGCCGAGAAGGTAGCAGGGAAGGCCCCAGAGCCAGAGAAGTCATGCCTGCAGAGCCTG GACCCATCTCGTCGTCCCCGCATCCCTGGGGTGGAGAATTCTGAAGGCCCTGCCCGGAGAG agGTGCCTGATGGGCAGGGTCAGGGACCACAGGCCGCCAGGGAGCACCGCAAATTCGGCAAGGAGTGGAGGGGGCCTGCAGAG GGGGAGGAGGCGGAGCCGGCCGACCGCAGCCCAGAGTCCAG CACTTCCGAGGGCGGCCCCTCACCTCGCAGGGTGCAGGACCCCGAGCCAGAATCGGAAGAGCCTGATGGAGGCTTCAGAAAG CTGTACTCAGAGCTGCGCAGTGAGAATGAGAGGCTTCGTGAGGCTCTGACTGAGACTACGCTGCGCCTGGCACAGCTCAAGGTGGAGCTAGAGCGAGCCACGCAG AGGCAGGAGCGCTTTGCAGAGAGACCGGCCCTTCTGGAGCTGGAGAGATTC GAACGCAGGGCCCTGGAGAGAAAGGCAGCCGAGCTTGAGGAGGAGCTAAAG GCCCTGTCCGACCTCCGGGCTGACAACCAGAGGCTCAAGGATGAGAACGCAGCCCTGATCCGTGTTATCAGCAAACTCTCTAAGTGA
- the PPP1R12C gene encoding protein phosphatase 1 regulatory subunit 12C isoform X1 has product MSGEDGPGAGPGAAAAAARERRQEQLRQWGARGGAEPGPGERRVRTVRFERAAEFLAACAGGDLDEARLMLRAADPSPGTELDPAAPPPARAVLDSTNADGISALHQACIDENLEVVRFLVEQGATVNQADNEGWTPLHVAASCGYLDIARYLLSHGANIAAVNSDGDLPLDLAESDAMEGLLKAEIAYRGVDVEAAKRAEEELLLHDTRCWLNGGAMPEARHPRTGASALHVAAAKGYIEVMRLLLQAGYDPELRDGDGWTPLHAAAHWGVEDACRLLAEHGGGMDSLTHAGQRPCDLADEEVLSLLEELARKQEDLRNQKEASQSKSQEPQVPSSSKHRRSSVCRLSSREKISLQDLSKERRPGGTGGPPIQDEDEGEEGLTESRTLNGVSSPPPSSPQSPKPSEEAPFARRFGLQKMGSSSTLGPTDRREAEGTPGVGLQRSASSSWLEGTSIQAKEPRLARIMPTPSRKVLESSALFEISRRPPLDHSTPPSRIPESESPVKPNVPVASIAPPADSQDRRRSYQMPVRDEESESQRKARSRLMRQSRRSTQGVTLTDLKEAEKVAGKAPEPEKSCLQSLDPSRRPRIPGVENSEGPARRAEVPDGQGQGPQAAREHRKFGKEWRGPAEGEEAEPADRSPESSTSEGGPSPRRVQDPEPESEEPDGGFRKLYSELRSENERLREALTETTLRLAQLKVELERATQRQERFAERPALLELERFERRALERKAAELEEELKALSDLRADNQRLKDENAALIRVISKLSK; this is encoded by the exons atGTCGGGCGAGGACGGTCCGGGGGCGGGACcgggggccgcggcggccgcggctcgCGAGCGGCGGCAGGAGCAGCTGCGGCAATGGGGGGCTCGGGGGGGCGCCGAGCCAGGCCCCGGGGAGCGGCGCGTCCGCACCGTGCGCTTCGAGCGCGCCGCCGAGTTTCTGGCGGCCTGCGCGGGCGGCGACCTGGACGAGGCGCGCCTCATGCTGCGCGCGGCGGACCCCAGCCCCGGCACCGAGCTCgaccccgccgccccgccgcccgcccgcgcagTGCTCGACTCCACCAACGCCGACGGCATCAGCGCCCTGCACCAG GCCTGTATCGATGAGAACCTGGAGGTGGTACGCTTCCTGGTGGAGCAGGGTGCCACGGTGAACCAGGCCGACAATGAGGGCTGGACgcctctgcatgtggctgcctcCTGTGGTTATCTGGACATCGCCag GTACCTCCTGAGCCACGGGGCCAACATTGCCGCTGTCAACAGCGATGGGGACCTGCCCCTGGACTTGGCTGAGTCAGATGCCATGGAGGGGCTGCTGAAGGCGGAGATTGCCTACCGAG GTGTGGATGTGGAGGCGGCCAAACGGGCTGAGGAGGAATTGCTGCTTCATGACACCAGATGCTGGCTGAACGGGGGTGCCATGCCAGAGGCCCGGCACCCCCGGACGGGGGCCTCTGCCCTGCATGTGGCCGCCGCTAAAGGCTACATCGAAGTGATGAG GCTGCTCCTTCAGGCTGGCTACGACCCGGAGCTCCGGGATGGGGATGGCTGGACCCCCCTACACGCAGCGGCCCACTGGGGTGTGGAGGATGCTTGCCGCCTGCTGGCTGAGCACGGTGGGGGCATGGATTCGCTGACCCACGCG GGGCAACGTCCCTGTGACCTGGCTGATGAAGAGGTGCTGAGTCTGTTGGAGGAACTGGCCCGGAAGCAGGAGGAT CTGCGGAACCAGAAGGAGGCCTCCCAGAGCAAGAGCCAGGAACCCCAGGTGCCTTCCAGCAGCAAACACCGAAG gAGCTCTGTGTGTCGTCTGAGCAGCCGAGAAAAGATCTCCCTTCAGGACCTGTCCAAGGAACGCCGGCCTGGGGGTACAGGGGGGCCGCCGATACAGgatgaggatgagggagaagaaggccTCACAG AATCCAGAACTCTCAATGGAGTGTCTTCCCCGCCACCCTCTAGCCCTCAGAGCCCCAAG CCCTCAGAGGAGGCTCCCTTTGCCAGGCGCTTTGGCCTCCAGAAGATGGGGAGCTCTAGTACCCTGGGTCCCACAGACAGACGGGAGGCCGAGGGCACCCCTGGGGTGGGGCTACAGCGCTCAGCTTCCTCCTCTTGGCTGGAAGGGACCTCCATTCAG GCCAAGGAGCCCCGTCTTGCCAGAATCATGCCTACACCCTCCCGTAAGGTGCTGGAATCCTCTGCCCT GTTTGAGATCTCCAGGCGTCCTCCTCTGGATCACTCCACTCCTCCCTCCAGGATTCCGGAGTCTGAATCCCCAGTGAAGCCAAATGTCCCTGTAGCCTCCATAGCGCCCCCAGCTGATTCCCAGGATAGGCGGAG GTCCTACCAGATGCCTGTGCGGGATGAGGAGTCTGAATCCCAGCGGAAAGCTCGCTCCCGCCTCATGCGCCAGTCTCGGAGGTCCACACAG GGTGTGACTCTGACTGACCTGAAGGAAGCCGAGAAGGTAGCAGGGAAGGCCCCAGAGCCAGAGAAGTCATGCCTGCAGAGCCTG GACCCATCTCGTCGTCCCCGCATCCCTGGGGTGGAGAATTCTGAAGGCCCTGCCCGGAGAG cagagGTGCCTGATGGGCAGGGTCAGGGACCACAGGCCGCCAGGGAGCACCGCAAATTCGGCAAGGAGTGGAGGGGGCCTGCAGAG GGGGAGGAGGCGGAGCCGGCCGACCGCAGCCCAGAGTCCAG CACTTCCGAGGGCGGCCCCTCACCTCGCAGGGTGCAGGACCCCGAGCCAGAATCGGAAGAGCCTGATGGAGGCTTCAGAAAG CTGTACTCAGAGCTGCGCAGTGAGAATGAGAGGCTTCGTGAGGCTCTGACTGAGACTACGCTGCGCCTGGCACAGCTCAAGGTGGAGCTAGAGCGAGCCACGCAG AGGCAGGAGCGCTTTGCAGAGAGACCGGCCCTTCTGGAGCTGGAGAGATTC GAACGCAGGGCCCTGGAGAGAAAGGCAGCCGAGCTTGAGGAGGAGCTAAAG GCCCTGTCCGACCTCCGGGCTGACAACCAGAGGCTCAAGGATGAGAACGCAGCCCTGATCCGTGTTATCAGCAAACTCTCTAAGTGA